ACAGTCAAATTTAATCGTAATGCAAATACTAAAAAAGCCAAGTTCTCCTTTTTTGAACCATATCCTAACGATGCTTTTCCTGTAGTGAACAAGTTTGCAAGACTTAAACTAAAGGAAGGACAAGATGGACCCCAAAATGATATTTATAACTTAGGCTACAATCGTTATGATGAAAAAGTAACCAACACTCTTGCAAAAGACATGAAAAAGTTGGCGCTGGATTCCCGTTACGTTCATTATTTTTACAATGGAAGCTATATGGGCTTAAAAACATTGAAGGAAGATTTTGGGGAGAAAATGTTTGAAGAGTACTTTGGTGGAAACGATACAGACTATACTAAAATCAGATTCCAAGATGGCAGTTTCCCAAGTGGTACGATTGAAAGCGAAGATGCGGCGATTAAGGCACGTGTAACAGCTATTATTAAAACCAAAGATTTTCAAGAAGCGAAACAGTATATAGATGTCGATGATTTTATTAAAACACAAATTCTGTTTATGTTTGTCGATACAGAAAGAGAAATAGATGCGGTTATTGGAAATGCCACAGTGCACGGTGATCCCAATGCAACGAAGATGATGTTTAATGTGAATGATACAGATGGCGCTTTTCATAATAATAATTTAACTGGAACAAGTCAATCTAGCTTAATTGGAGGTGGCGGTACCTATCGTTATAAATGGAACAGTGACACCACTTCAAGAAAAGGTGCGGGCGGTATGTTTGGTGTTTTTTCTGGCGATAGCACCAACCCTGCTGTAGGAAATTTAGAATTTAAAACCCTTGTTAAAGATCAAGTTCTTCAACAAATCGGTCCTACTAAAGGAGATTTTAGAGGAGCAAAAGGCGCGCCTCTTTCTGTTGATAATGTACAGCGTGTAATCAAAGAGAATATAAAAGAACTAGAACTTCCGTATAAATTAGACGCAGCGTTTATGGCAACGAGAAAAACAATTTATACAGACTGGTTGAAACAACAAGAGAAGGTTATTCCCCAAGTGGAGGATCGCGTAAAATTCTCTCTTCAAATGTGGCAAAAATACAATATGGCGCACACATTAGATCCTGTTGAAATCATCAAAGAAAATAATCAGTTGATTCTTAAGAATAAAAATGCAAAAACAGAAGCATATTATACGTTAGATGGCACGGATCCGATGGGGCCAGATGGAGTTGTCTCAGAACGTGCTGTGAAGTTTGATGCACAAGCTGTTGTGAGTGATCAGGCACTTATTACAGTTCGAGCGTTCCAATCGAATAATTGGGGACCAATCAGCAGGTCTTTAAACTAGCAAATATTTAGAGATAAAAGGAGTTATGGATTTACTAGGCTTTAATAAAAAAACGCTATGGAAAATAAGATCAGACACACAAAAGGGAAAGAGCTACTTTAGTGAATCTATCTTTAATTTCCATGGCGTTTCTTATTTTTGTTTGCGGCTCATCAACGTACAGCGGCCAACCGCAGTTAACTCTCCAGAATCCGTATAAATTTTTCCTTCCCAAACTTGAATGGCTTGTCCAACACGATCGGCTGTTGCAATCACAGTTAAAGTCCCTGTGGCAACACTTTTTAGATGATTGATTTGAAGATCTACACCAACAGCGTAAGATTCTGAATCTAGTTGTTCTTTGGCTCCTAGACTACAAGCAGTTTCAATTAAAATACCATTGATTCCTCCATGTACAATTCCATAAGGTTGTTTATGAAAATCCTCTATTTTCATGGTTAAAATAACTTTGTCTTTAGACA
The DNA window shown above is from Enterococcus sp. 4G2_DIV0659 and carries:
- a CDS encoding PaaI family thioesterase, which produces MHLLDYLQIETTELSKDKVILTMKIEDFHKQPYGIVHGGINGILIETACSLGAKEQLDSESYAVGVDLQINHLKSVATGTLTVIATADRVGQAIQVWEGKIYTDSGELTAVGRCTLMSRKQK